A genomic window from Glycine max cultivar Williams 82 chromosome 17, Glycine_max_v4.0, whole genome shotgun sequence includes:
- the LOC100814619 gene encoding ribonuclease J isoform X2, with translation MATCTSLSLCPHTFCCRHRPHPTRRSLASCSLSPSSLPDTDGPKVLRKRSRRIEGPRKSMEDSVQCKMEEFYEGQDGPPLRVLPIGGLGEIGMNCMLVGNYDRYILIDAGIMFPDYDELGVQKIIPDTTFIRKWKHKIEAVIITHGHEDHIGALPWVIPALDSHTPIFASSFTMELIRKRLKDHGIFVPSRLKVFRTRKKFMAGPFEVEPITVTHSIPDCCGLVLRCSDGTILHTGDWKIDETPLDGRVFDREALEELSKEGVTLMMSDSTNVLSPGRTTSESVVADALLRNISAAKGRVITTQFASNIHRLGSVKAAADLTGRKLVFVGMSLRTYLDAAWKDGKSPIDPSTLVKAEDIDAYAPKDLLIVTTGSQAEPRAALNLASFGSSHSFKLTKEDTVLYSAKVIPGNESRVMEMLNRISEIGSTIVMGKNECLHTSGHGYRGELEEVLRIVKPQHFLPIHGELLFLKEHELLGKSTGIRHTTVIKNGEMLGVSHLRNRRVLSNGFISLGKENLQLMYSDGEKAFGTSSDLFIDERLKIALDGIIVVNMEIFRPQNLDSPVENTLKGKIRITTRCLWLDKGKLLDALHKAAHAALASCPVSCPLAHMEKIVSEMLRKMVRKYSGKRPEVIAIAIENPAAVLANEINTKLSGKLNVDGMSALRKVVDGHEKENQRTEMQIRDRIDVGGLLPTKDNAISSGAEDGLSDAEDPNDYFKPFVESSPVEKSIKTNNGYVPRKEKSSPLKDDCSEDTEECNSVNTSDSEPKSSKSAKRNKWKHEEVKKLIDMRGELNDRFQVVKGRMALWEEISQNLLANGISRSPGQCKSLWTSLLQKYEEVKNEKKNKKKWPYFEDMERILADNKTLETK, from the exons ATGGCCACTTGCACTTCTCTGTCTCTTTGTCCTCACACTTTCTGTTGCCGCCACCGCCCTCACCCTACTCGCCGTTCCCTTGCGTCGTGCTCTCTCTCCCCTTCTTCCCTCCCAG ATACGGATGGACCTAAAGTACTGCGTAAAAGATCTAGAAGAATAGAAGGTCCTAGAAAAAGCATGGAAGACTCTGTTCAATGCAAGATGGAAGAATTCTACGAAGGACAGGATGGGCCACCCCTCAGAGTTCTTCCCATTGGTGGGTTGGGTGAAATTGGGATGAATTGTATGCTTGTTGGCAACTATGATCGCTATATCCTCATTGATGCTGGTATCATGTTTCCAGA CTATGACGAGCTTGGAGTCCAAAAGATCATACCTGATACAACATTTATAAGAAAATGGAAGCACAAAATTGAAGCAGTTATTATAACACATGGTCATGAAGATCATATTGGTGCATTGCCTTGG GTCATTCCAGCATTAGATTCTCATACACCAATTTTTGCATCATCCTTTACAATGGAG CTTATAAGGAAACGTTTGAAGGATCATGGTATTTTTGTTCCATCCCGACTCAAAGTATTTAGAACGAGGAAGAAGTTTATGGCTGGGCCATTTGAGGTAGAGCCTATCACAGTGACTCATTCTATTCCTGATTGCTGTGGACTAGTGCTCCGTTGTTCTGATGGTACCATTCTTCACACTGGGGATTGGAAG ATTGATGAAACGCCATTAGATGGTAGAGTTTTTGATCGTGAAGCTCTAGAGGAACTCTCAAAAGAAGGAGTCACATTG ATGATGAGTGATTCGACAAATGTACTCTCACCTGGAAGGACAACCAGTGAATCTGTTGTGGCAGATGCATTATTAAGGAATATTTCAGCTGCTAAAGGAAGGGTTATAACGACCCAGTTTGCATCCAATATACATCGTCTTGGAAGTGTGAAAGCTGCTGCTGATTTAACTGGTAGAAAGTTG GTATTTGTTGGCATGTCGTTAAGAACATATTTAGATGCAGCTTGGAAGGATGGAAAGTCTCCAATTGATCCATCTACTCTG GTGAAAGCGGAAGATATTGATGCTTATGCGCCAAAGGATTTGCTTATTGTGACAACGGGATCTCAA GCAGAGCCACGTGCTGCCTTAAATCTAGCATCTTTTGGAAGTAGTCATTCTTTCAAGCTGACAAAGGAAGATACTGTTTTGTATTCAGCTAAG GTTATACCTGGTAACGAGTCTCGTGTTATGGAAATGCTAAACCGCATATCAGAGATTGGATCAACTATAGTTATGGGGAAGAATGAATGTCTGCACACATCTGGTCATGGGTATCGTGGAGAATTA GAGGAAGTACTTAGAATTGTGAAGCCACAGCATTTTCTACCCATACATGGAGAACTCTTGTTCTTGAAGGAGCACGAATTACTTGGAAAATCAACTGGCATTCGGCACACAACT GTTATTAAGAATGGAGAGATGCTTGGAGTTTCTCATTTGAGAAATAGAAGAGTCCTTTCTAATGGTTTTATTTCACTTGGAAAAGAGAATTTGCAG TTGATGTATAGTGATGGCGAGAAAGCGTTTGGTACATCAAGTGACCTCTTTATTGATGAAAGATTGAAAATTGCATTAGATGGCATCATAGTGGTTAA CATGGAAATATTTCGCCCTCAAAATTTAGACAGTCCAGTTGAGAACaccttaaaaggaaaaataagaattaCCACCAGATGCCTGTGGCTTGACAAGGGGAAGCTGTTGGATGCTCTCCATAAAGCTGCTCATGCTGCTCTTGCAAGCTGCCCTGTAAGCTGTCCACTGGCTCATATGGAAAAAATTGTGTCTGAGATGTTGAGAAAAATGGTGAGGAAGTACAGTGGCAAACGGCCTGAAGTTATTGCCATTGCCATAGAAAATCCTGCAGCTGTTCTTGCTAATGAGATAAACACAAAGTTGTCTGGAAAATTAAATGTGGATGGGATGTCGGCATTGAGAAAAGTGGTGGATGGACATGAGAAAGAGAATCAGAGAACCGAAATGCAAATAAGAG ATCGTATTGATGTAGGTGGTCTACTACCTACAAAAGACAATGCTATCTCAAGTGGAGCTGAGGATGGCTTGTCTGATGCGGAGGAtccaaatgattattttaaaccaTTTGTTGAATCCTCTCCAGTTGAGAAGTCAATTAAAACTAACAATGGTTATGTTCCACGAAAGGAGAAGTCATCCCCATTGAAGGATGACTGTTCTGAAGACACTGAAGAATGCAATTCTGTAAATACATCAGATTCTGAACCCAAATCTTCAAAATCAGCAAAGAGAAATAAATGGAAACATGAAGAAGTTAAGAAGCTGATTGATATGCGTGGGGAACTGAATGACAGATTTCAAGTTGTGAAGGGAAGGATGGCCCTCTGGGAAGAAATATCTCAGAATTTGTTGGCTAATGGGATCAGCAGAAGTCCTGGGCAGTGTAAATCTCTGTGGACTTCTTTGTTACAGAAATATGAG GAGGTgaagaatgaaaagaagaacaagaaaaaatgGCCGTATTTTGAGGACATGGAAAGGATTCTAGCTGATAACAAGACACTAGAAACAAAATGA
- the LOC100816038 gene encoding argininosuccinate synthase, chloroplastic translates to MAQLKASPLCSTPATAPSLHTTGHLLYHQFWKAKPSSFKELGLRTSIGATKLKVIKAAARSDTEVVSESTKGGGLRGKLNKVVLAYSGGLDTSVIVPWLRENYGCEVVCFTADVGQGIKELEGLEQKAKASGACQLVVKDLKEEFVKDYIFPCLRAGAIYERKYLLGTSMARPVIAKAMVDVAKEVGADAVSHGCTGKGNDQVRFELTFFALNPKLNVVAPWREWDITGREDAIEYAKKHNIPVPVTKKSIYSRDRNLWHLSHEGDILEDPANEPKKDMYMMSVDPEDAPDQAEYVEIGLESGLPVSVNGKRLSPASLLAELNEIGGKHGIGRIDMVENRLVGMKSRGVYETPGGTILFAAARELESLTLDRETIQVKDSLALKYAELVYAGRWFDPLRESMDSFMQKITETTTGSVTLKLYKGSVIVTSRMSPFSLYREDISSFESGQIYDQADAAGFIRLYGLPMKVRAMLEQGI, encoded by the exons ATGGCTCAATTGAAAGCTTCTCCTTTGTGTTCAACCCCTGCCACTGCTCCTTCCCTTCATACAACag GGCACCTTCTGTACCATCAGTTCTGGAAGGCAAAGCCTTCGTCATTCAAAGAG TTGGGGCTAAGAACAAGCATTGGTGCCACTAAACTTAAAG TTATTAAAGCAGCTGCACGCAGTGATACAGAGGTAGTTTCTGAATCCACAAAAGGTGGTGGCCTACGTGGAAAATTGAATAAGGTGGTGTTGGCTTACAGTGGTGGCTTAGACACATCAGTCATTGTTCCATGGCTCAG AGAAAATTATGGTTGTGAAGTTGTTTGCTTCACTGCTGATGTTGGCCAA gGTATAAAGGAATTGGAAGGTTTAGAACAGAAAGCCAAAGCCAGTGGGGCCTGTCAATTAGTGGTAAAAGATTTGAAGGAGGAATTTGTTAAAGATTATATATTTCCTTGCCTGCGTGCTGGTGCAATTTATGAGAGGAAGTATTTGCTTGGGACCTCAATGGCCCGCCCTGTAATTGCGAAG GCCATGGTTGATGTTGCCAAAGAAGTTGGAGCTGATGCTGTTTCCCATGGGTGTACAGGGAAAGGAAATGATCAG GTTCGATTTGAGCTCACTTTCTTTGCTCTAAACCCCAAGCTCAATGTTGTGGCTCCATGGAGGGAGTGGGATATTACAGGGAGAGAAGATGCTATTGAGTATGCTAAAAAGCATAATATACCTGTTCCTGTGACAAAGAAATCCATATATAGCAGGGATAGGAATCTTTGGCACCTTAGCCATGAG GGAGATATTTTAGAAGACCCTGCTAATGAACCTAAAAAGGACATGTACATGATGTCTGTAGACCCAGAGGATGCTCCTGATCAAGCAGA ATATGTGGAAATTGGATTAGAGTCGGGGCTTCCTGTTTCAGTCAATGGGAAGAGGCTTTCACCAGCATCTTTACTTGCTGAGCTCAATGAGATTGGTGGAAAGCATGGAATTGGCAGGATTGACATGGTTGAGAATCGGCTTGTAGGTATGAAGAGCCGAGGAGTGTACGAAACTCCTGGTGGAACCATACTGTTTGCTGCAGCACGAGAGTTGGAGTCTTTGACACTTGATCGTGAAACAATACAAGTCAAAGATTCATTAGCCCTTAAATATGCAGAGTTAGTGTATGCTGGCAGATGGTTTGATCCTCTTCGGGAGTCCATGGATTCCTTTATGCAGAAGATCACAGAGACCACAACAGGTTCTGTGACTTTGAAATTGTACAAAGGTTCTGTTATTGTAACTAGTCGAATGAGTCCCTTTAGCCTGTATAGGGAAGACATTTCATCATTTGAGAGTGGGCAGATATATGATCAAGCTGATGCTGCTGGGTTCATTCGGCTTTATGGTCTTCCAATGAAGGTTCGAGCAATGCTTGAGCAGGGCATCTAA
- the LOC100814619 gene encoding ribonuclease J isoform X3 has protein sequence MIAISSLMLVSCFQSELTLIYAWIAYFSYDELGVQKIIPDTTFIRKWKHKIEAVIITHGHEDHIGALPWVIPALDSHTPIFASSFTMELIRKRLKDHGIFVPSRLKVFRTRKKFMAGPFEVEPITVTHSIPDCCGLVLRCSDGTILHTGDWKIDETPLDGRVFDREALEELSKEGVTLMMSDSTNVLSPGRTTSESVVADALLRNISAAKGRVITTQFASNIHRLGSVKAAADLTGRKLVFVGMSLRTYLDAAWKDGKSPIDPSTLVKAEDIDAYAPKDLLIVTTGSQAEPRAALNLASFGSSHSFKLTKEDTVLYSAKVIPGNESRVMEMLNRISEIGSTIVMGKNECLHTSGHGYRGELEEVLRIVKPQHFLPIHGELLFLKEHELLGKSTGIRHTTVIKNGEMLGVSHLRNRRVLSNGFISLGKENLQLMYSDGEKAFGTSSDLFIDERLKIALDGIIVVNMEIFRPQNLDSPVENTLKGKIRITTRCLWLDKGKLLDALHKAAHAALASCPVSCPLAHMEKIVSEMLRKMVRKYSGKRPEVIAIAIENPAAVLANEINTKLSGKLNVDGMSALRKVVDGHEKENQRTEMQIRDRIDVGGLLPTKDNAISSGAEDGLSDAEDPNDYFKPFVESSPVEKSIKTNNGYVPRKEKSSPLKDDCSEDTEECNSVNTSDSEPKSSKSAKRNKWKHEEVKKLIDMRGELNDRFQVVKGRMALWEEISQNLLANGISRSPGQCKSLWTSLLQKYEQEVKNEKKNKKKWPYFEDMERILADNKTLETK, from the exons ATGATCGCTATATCCTCATTGATGCTGGTATCATGTTTCCAGA GTGAACTGACCTTGATTTATGCATGGATTGCATATTTCAGCTATGACGAGCTTGGAGTCCAAAAGATCATACCTGATACAACATTTATAAGAAAATGGAAGCACAAAATTGAAGCAGTTATTATAACACATGGTCATGAAGATCATATTGGTGCATTGCCTTGG GTCATTCCAGCATTAGATTCTCATACACCAATTTTTGCATCATCCTTTACAATGGAG CTTATAAGGAAACGTTTGAAGGATCATGGTATTTTTGTTCCATCCCGACTCAAAGTATTTAGAACGAGGAAGAAGTTTATGGCTGGGCCATTTGAGGTAGAGCCTATCACAGTGACTCATTCTATTCCTGATTGCTGTGGACTAGTGCTCCGTTGTTCTGATGGTACCATTCTTCACACTGGGGATTGGAAG ATTGATGAAACGCCATTAGATGGTAGAGTTTTTGATCGTGAAGCTCTAGAGGAACTCTCAAAAGAAGGAGTCACATTG ATGATGAGTGATTCGACAAATGTACTCTCACCTGGAAGGACAACCAGTGAATCTGTTGTGGCAGATGCATTATTAAGGAATATTTCAGCTGCTAAAGGAAGGGTTATAACGACCCAGTTTGCATCCAATATACATCGTCTTGGAAGTGTGAAAGCTGCTGCTGATTTAACTGGTAGAAAGTTG GTATTTGTTGGCATGTCGTTAAGAACATATTTAGATGCAGCTTGGAAGGATGGAAAGTCTCCAATTGATCCATCTACTCTG GTGAAAGCGGAAGATATTGATGCTTATGCGCCAAAGGATTTGCTTATTGTGACAACGGGATCTCAA GCAGAGCCACGTGCTGCCTTAAATCTAGCATCTTTTGGAAGTAGTCATTCTTTCAAGCTGACAAAGGAAGATACTGTTTTGTATTCAGCTAAG GTTATACCTGGTAACGAGTCTCGTGTTATGGAAATGCTAAACCGCATATCAGAGATTGGATCAACTATAGTTATGGGGAAGAATGAATGTCTGCACACATCTGGTCATGGGTATCGTGGAGAATTA GAGGAAGTACTTAGAATTGTGAAGCCACAGCATTTTCTACCCATACATGGAGAACTCTTGTTCTTGAAGGAGCACGAATTACTTGGAAAATCAACTGGCATTCGGCACACAACT GTTATTAAGAATGGAGAGATGCTTGGAGTTTCTCATTTGAGAAATAGAAGAGTCCTTTCTAATGGTTTTATTTCACTTGGAAAAGAGAATTTGCAG TTGATGTATAGTGATGGCGAGAAAGCGTTTGGTACATCAAGTGACCTCTTTATTGATGAAAGATTGAAAATTGCATTAGATGGCATCATAGTGGTTAA CATGGAAATATTTCGCCCTCAAAATTTAGACAGTCCAGTTGAGAACaccttaaaaggaaaaataagaattaCCACCAGATGCCTGTGGCTTGACAAGGGGAAGCTGTTGGATGCTCTCCATAAAGCTGCTCATGCTGCTCTTGCAAGCTGCCCTGTAAGCTGTCCACTGGCTCATATGGAAAAAATTGTGTCTGAGATGTTGAGAAAAATGGTGAGGAAGTACAGTGGCAAACGGCCTGAAGTTATTGCCATTGCCATAGAAAATCCTGCAGCTGTTCTTGCTAATGAGATAAACACAAAGTTGTCTGGAAAATTAAATGTGGATGGGATGTCGGCATTGAGAAAAGTGGTGGATGGACATGAGAAAGAGAATCAGAGAACCGAAATGCAAATAAGAG ATCGTATTGATGTAGGTGGTCTACTACCTACAAAAGACAATGCTATCTCAAGTGGAGCTGAGGATGGCTTGTCTGATGCGGAGGAtccaaatgattattttaaaccaTTTGTTGAATCCTCTCCAGTTGAGAAGTCAATTAAAACTAACAATGGTTATGTTCCACGAAAGGAGAAGTCATCCCCATTGAAGGATGACTGTTCTGAAGACACTGAAGAATGCAATTCTGTAAATACATCAGATTCTGAACCCAAATCTTCAAAATCAGCAAAGAGAAATAAATGGAAACATGAAGAAGTTAAGAAGCTGATTGATATGCGTGGGGAACTGAATGACAGATTTCAAGTTGTGAAGGGAAGGATGGCCCTCTGGGAAGAAATATCTCAGAATTTGTTGGCTAATGGGATCAGCAGAAGTCCTGGGCAGTGTAAATCTCTGTGGACTTCTTTGTTACAGAAATATGAG cagGAGGTgaagaatgaaaagaagaacaagaaaaaatgGCCGTATTTTGAGGACATGGAAAGGATTCTAGCTGATAACAAGACACTAGAAACAAAATGA
- the LOC100814619 gene encoding ribonuclease J isoform X1, with amino-acid sequence MATCTSLSLCPHTFCCRHRPHPTRRSLASCSLSPSSLPDTDGPKVLRKRSRRIEGPRKSMEDSVQCKMEEFYEGQDGPPLRVLPIGGLGEIGMNCMLVGNYDRYILIDAGIMFPDYDELGVQKIIPDTTFIRKWKHKIEAVIITHGHEDHIGALPWVIPALDSHTPIFASSFTMELIRKRLKDHGIFVPSRLKVFRTRKKFMAGPFEVEPITVTHSIPDCCGLVLRCSDGTILHTGDWKIDETPLDGRVFDREALEELSKEGVTLMMSDSTNVLSPGRTTSESVVADALLRNISAAKGRVITTQFASNIHRLGSVKAAADLTGRKLVFVGMSLRTYLDAAWKDGKSPIDPSTLVKAEDIDAYAPKDLLIVTTGSQAEPRAALNLASFGSSHSFKLTKEDTVLYSAKVIPGNESRVMEMLNRISEIGSTIVMGKNECLHTSGHGYRGELEEVLRIVKPQHFLPIHGELLFLKEHELLGKSTGIRHTTVIKNGEMLGVSHLRNRRVLSNGFISLGKENLQLMYSDGEKAFGTSSDLFIDERLKIALDGIIVVNMEIFRPQNLDSPVENTLKGKIRITTRCLWLDKGKLLDALHKAAHAALASCPVSCPLAHMEKIVSEMLRKMVRKYSGKRPEVIAIAIENPAAVLANEINTKLSGKLNVDGMSALRKVVDGHEKENQRTEMQIRDRIDVGGLLPTKDNAISSGAEDGLSDAEDPNDYFKPFVESSPVEKSIKTNNGYVPRKEKSSPLKDDCSEDTEECNSVNTSDSEPKSSKSAKRNKWKHEEVKKLIDMRGELNDRFQVVKGRMALWEEISQNLLANGISRSPGQCKSLWTSLLQKYEQEVKNEKKNKKKWPYFEDMERILADNKTLETK; translated from the exons ATGGCCACTTGCACTTCTCTGTCTCTTTGTCCTCACACTTTCTGTTGCCGCCACCGCCCTCACCCTACTCGCCGTTCCCTTGCGTCGTGCTCTCTCTCCCCTTCTTCCCTCCCAG ATACGGATGGACCTAAAGTACTGCGTAAAAGATCTAGAAGAATAGAAGGTCCTAGAAAAAGCATGGAAGACTCTGTTCAATGCAAGATGGAAGAATTCTACGAAGGACAGGATGGGCCACCCCTCAGAGTTCTTCCCATTGGTGGGTTGGGTGAAATTGGGATGAATTGTATGCTTGTTGGCAACTATGATCGCTATATCCTCATTGATGCTGGTATCATGTTTCCAGA CTATGACGAGCTTGGAGTCCAAAAGATCATACCTGATACAACATTTATAAGAAAATGGAAGCACAAAATTGAAGCAGTTATTATAACACATGGTCATGAAGATCATATTGGTGCATTGCCTTGG GTCATTCCAGCATTAGATTCTCATACACCAATTTTTGCATCATCCTTTACAATGGAG CTTATAAGGAAACGTTTGAAGGATCATGGTATTTTTGTTCCATCCCGACTCAAAGTATTTAGAACGAGGAAGAAGTTTATGGCTGGGCCATTTGAGGTAGAGCCTATCACAGTGACTCATTCTATTCCTGATTGCTGTGGACTAGTGCTCCGTTGTTCTGATGGTACCATTCTTCACACTGGGGATTGGAAG ATTGATGAAACGCCATTAGATGGTAGAGTTTTTGATCGTGAAGCTCTAGAGGAACTCTCAAAAGAAGGAGTCACATTG ATGATGAGTGATTCGACAAATGTACTCTCACCTGGAAGGACAACCAGTGAATCTGTTGTGGCAGATGCATTATTAAGGAATATTTCAGCTGCTAAAGGAAGGGTTATAACGACCCAGTTTGCATCCAATATACATCGTCTTGGAAGTGTGAAAGCTGCTGCTGATTTAACTGGTAGAAAGTTG GTATTTGTTGGCATGTCGTTAAGAACATATTTAGATGCAGCTTGGAAGGATGGAAAGTCTCCAATTGATCCATCTACTCTG GTGAAAGCGGAAGATATTGATGCTTATGCGCCAAAGGATTTGCTTATTGTGACAACGGGATCTCAA GCAGAGCCACGTGCTGCCTTAAATCTAGCATCTTTTGGAAGTAGTCATTCTTTCAAGCTGACAAAGGAAGATACTGTTTTGTATTCAGCTAAG GTTATACCTGGTAACGAGTCTCGTGTTATGGAAATGCTAAACCGCATATCAGAGATTGGATCAACTATAGTTATGGGGAAGAATGAATGTCTGCACACATCTGGTCATGGGTATCGTGGAGAATTA GAGGAAGTACTTAGAATTGTGAAGCCACAGCATTTTCTACCCATACATGGAGAACTCTTGTTCTTGAAGGAGCACGAATTACTTGGAAAATCAACTGGCATTCGGCACACAACT GTTATTAAGAATGGAGAGATGCTTGGAGTTTCTCATTTGAGAAATAGAAGAGTCCTTTCTAATGGTTTTATTTCACTTGGAAAAGAGAATTTGCAG TTGATGTATAGTGATGGCGAGAAAGCGTTTGGTACATCAAGTGACCTCTTTATTGATGAAAGATTGAAAATTGCATTAGATGGCATCATAGTGGTTAA CATGGAAATATTTCGCCCTCAAAATTTAGACAGTCCAGTTGAGAACaccttaaaaggaaaaataagaattaCCACCAGATGCCTGTGGCTTGACAAGGGGAAGCTGTTGGATGCTCTCCATAAAGCTGCTCATGCTGCTCTTGCAAGCTGCCCTGTAAGCTGTCCACTGGCTCATATGGAAAAAATTGTGTCTGAGATGTTGAGAAAAATGGTGAGGAAGTACAGTGGCAAACGGCCTGAAGTTATTGCCATTGCCATAGAAAATCCTGCAGCTGTTCTTGCTAATGAGATAAACACAAAGTTGTCTGGAAAATTAAATGTGGATGGGATGTCGGCATTGAGAAAAGTGGTGGATGGACATGAGAAAGAGAATCAGAGAACCGAAATGCAAATAAGAG ATCGTATTGATGTAGGTGGTCTACTACCTACAAAAGACAATGCTATCTCAAGTGGAGCTGAGGATGGCTTGTCTGATGCGGAGGAtccaaatgattattttaaaccaTTTGTTGAATCCTCTCCAGTTGAGAAGTCAATTAAAACTAACAATGGTTATGTTCCACGAAAGGAGAAGTCATCCCCATTGAAGGATGACTGTTCTGAAGACACTGAAGAATGCAATTCTGTAAATACATCAGATTCTGAACCCAAATCTTCAAAATCAGCAAAGAGAAATAAATGGAAACATGAAGAAGTTAAGAAGCTGATTGATATGCGTGGGGAACTGAATGACAGATTTCAAGTTGTGAAGGGAAGGATGGCCCTCTGGGAAGAAATATCTCAGAATTTGTTGGCTAATGGGATCAGCAGAAGTCCTGGGCAGTGTAAATCTCTGTGGACTTCTTTGTTACAGAAATATGAG cagGAGGTgaagaatgaaaagaagaacaagaaaaaatgGCCGTATTTTGAGGACATGGAAAGGATTCTAGCTGATAACAAGACACTAGAAACAAAATGA
- the LOC100815506 gene encoding nucleolar protein 56, giving the protein MALFLLYESASGYTLFEVHGLDEIGQNTEAVRNSVSDLNRFGKVVKLRSFNPFTSALDALKQCNAVSEGILTDELRTVLETNLPKVKEGKKSKFSLGVSDPKIGSQISEVTKIPCQSNEFVSELLRGVRFHFDTFVGDLKSGDLEKAQLGLGHSYSRAKVKFNVNRVDNMVIQAIFLLDTLDKDVNSFSMRVREWYSWHFPELVKIVNDNYLYAKVAKFIEDKAKLAEDKIPALTDIVGDEDKAKEIVEAAKASMGQDLSPVDLINVHQFAQRVMDLSEYRKNLYDYLVAKMNDIAPNLASLIGEVVGARLISHAGSLTNLAKCPSSTLQILGAEKALFRALKTRGNTPKYGLIFHSSFIGRASAKNKGRMARYLANKCSIASRIDCFSEKGTTVFGQKLREQVEERLDFYDKGVAPRKNIDVMQAAIESAENKDTEMETEAPAEVSGKKTKKKKQKAADAEDDVAIDTNGDAVEDHKSERKKKKKEKRKLEQEMEVDDQAEDDGANGVTSEQEGTAKKKNKKDSNGEAFEAGEVSKKKKKKSKKKDIE; this is encoded by the exons ATGGCGCTGTTCCTTCTCTACGAATCCGCTTCGGGCTACACCCTGTTCGAGGTTCACGGCCTCGACGAAATCGGCCAGAACACCGAAGCGGTTCGGAACTCCGTTTCGGACCTCAACAGGTTCGGCAAAGTCGTTAAGCTTCGCTCCTTCAACCCTTTCACTTCCGCTCTCGATGCTCTCAAACAGTGCAACGCCGTCTCTGAAG GCATATTAACTGATGAGCTGAGGACTGTTTTGGAGACTAACTTGCCTAAAGTGAAGGAAGGTAAGAAGTCCAAGTTCAGTTTAGGTGTGTCCGATCCTAAGATTGGTTCGCAGATATCTGAAGTGACTAAGATTCCTTGCCAAAGTAACGAGTTTGTGAGTGAACTTCTTCGCGGTGTGCGGTTCCATTTTGATACGTTTGTCGGTGATCTTAAG TCTGGAGATTTAGAAAAGGCACAACTTGGTCTGGGGCATAGTTACAGCAGAGCAAAGGTGAAGTTTAATGTTAACCGTGTTGACAACATGGTTATTCAAGCTATCTTCCTTCTTGATACACTTGACAAGGATGTTAATTCGTTCTCCATGAGAGTCAG AGAGTGGTATTCATGGCACTTTCCTGAGCTGGTGAAAATTGTAAATGATAATTATCTGTATGCCAAAGTTGCAAAATTTATTGAGGATAAGGCAAAGTTGGCTGAAGACAAGATTCCAGCCTTAACTGACATAGTTGGAGATGAAGATAAAGCAAAGGAGATTGTGGAAGCTGCCAAAGCCTCCATGG GACAGGATTTGTCCCCAGTGGACTTGATCAACGTCCATCAATTTGCACAGAGGGTAATGGACCTATCTGAGTACAGAAAAAACTTGTATGATTACCTGGTTGCTAAAATGAATGATATTGCACCAAATTTGGCCTCTTTAATTGGTGAAGTTGTTGGTGCTCGTTTGATTTCCCATGCTGGTAGCCTCACAAATTTAGCTAAGTGCCCCTCTTCAACTCTTCAAATTCTTGGTGCAGAGAAGGCTTTGTTCAG GGCATTAAAAACAAGAGGAAACACTCCCAAATATGGTTTGATATTCCACTCTTCTTTTATTGGTCGGGCATCTGCCAAAAATAAGGGTAGAATGGCTCGTTATCTTGCAAACAAATGCTCAATTGCATCACGGATTGACTGCTTTTCTG AAAAGGGTACTACTGTTTTTGGGCAGAAACTCCGTGAGCAAGTTGAGGAACGACTTGACTTTTATGACAAGGGAGTTGCCCCTCGCAAGAACATAGATGTCATGCAGGCTGCTATTGAAAGTGCTGAAAACAAAG ATACAGAGATGGAAACAGAAGCACCTGCTGAAGTTTCAGGcaagaaaaccaaaaagaagaaacaaaaagctGCTGATGCTGAAGATGACGTGGCTATAGATACAAATGGTGATGCTGTGGAGGATCATAAAtcagagaggaagaagaaaaagaaagaaaagaggaaatTGGAACAGGAGATGGAGGTTGACGATCAGGCTGAAGATGATGGTGCCAATGGAGTCACAAGTGAGCAAGAAGGAACAgctaaaaagaagaataaaaaggaTAGTAATGGAGAAGCATTCGAGGCTGGTGAAGTgtctaagaagaagaaaaagaaatcaaaaaagaaGGACATCGAGTAA